The following is a genomic window from Chloracidobacterium sp..
CAGAATACAACGAACGGAAGCTACAGCCTCAGTATCACTCTTGCTGACGGTGCCAACACGACAGGCGCCATTGATGAGATAAAGAAGAAGGTCGATCTTGCCCAGTGGACCGAAAGCACAAGCGGCAACACTATTTCGTGGTCATTGCCTACGCAAGTGCAGAACGTGCTGCAGAGCCAGGCGGTCGATCAGGCGCTGAAGATCATTGACAGCCGCATCAACGCATTCGGCGTCAAAGAACCGACCCTTCAGCGGATAGGAAGCGGCTCGCAGATATTGCTTCAGATGCCCGGCGTTGAGGATCCCGAACGTGTAAAGAATCTTATCGGCGCTGATTCGAACCTCGCTTTAATGAAGATCGTCAGTGCCGCAAACCCTTCGCCTGTAACTACTTATAACACGCAGGAGGAGGCTGTTCGTTCGCTTGGAGGTACCGTGCCGCCAAACCGAAAGGTCCTTCCGTTTCTCGACCGCGATGAATCGGCAACTACCGATCCGTCGCAGCCGAAGCCGCCTCCAAAATTCGTCGTGGTCGAGTATCCGCCGGTCATCGACGGCAGCGAATTGCGTGATGCCGCGGCCGTATCGCGTACGGGCGGGCAGGGCGACTATCAGATATCGTTCTCGTTCAAGCCTGCGGGAGCACAGAAGTTCGGTGAGTGGACAGGCAAGAACATTAACAACTATATGGCCGTCGTCCTCAATGATGAGGTCAAATCTGCGGCATTCATCAAATCACAGATCTTTGACAGCGGCGAGATCTCGGGCCGATTCACTAAGACCTCAGCGGAAGATCTTGCATTGACGCTGAAATCAGGGGCTCTGCCTGCCAAGCTTGACTATCAGGAAGAGCGTACGGTCGGCCCAAGCCTCGGTGCGGATTCTATCAGGTCGGGTGTCGAGGCATCGCTCGGCGGCCTCGCGTTCGTGATCTTGTTCATGCTGTTCTATTATCGCGGGTCGGGCATTAACGCGGTCGTAGCTCTCGTACTCAATATGGTGTTGACGATCGCGGCTTTGGTGCTGATCAAGTCCACCTTGACACTTCCGGGTATTGCCGGACTTATTCTTGGCATCGGCATGGCCGTGGACTCGAACGTGCTCATCTTGGAGCGTATCAGAGAGGAGCTGCGTTTGGGCCTGAGCGTTGCGGAATCGATATCCATCGGATTCAAATTGGCGTTCGTTACGATCATCGATACACACCTTACCACGATCATTTCTGCGATCTTGCTGTATATGTACGGTTCGGGGTCGATACGCGGTTTCGCGGTTACGCTGACGCTCGGCTTGCTCATCAATCTTTTCACAGCGGTCTTTGTGTCGCGGACGATATTTGATTGGGAGTTGAGCCTGAAACCGGGTATGAAGGAGCTTAGCATCTAGGATCTGACGATCAGTAGTTTTACGAACAATGTTCAATTTATTTCAAAATATTCATATTGACTGGCTCGGCAAAAGGAAGATATTCATCTCCGTTTCTATCCTTGTCATGCTGATCGGGCTTGTTTCCGCTATCGGGCGTGAAATGGCTCCGGGCGGCACGGATGCCTTCAATCTCGGTGTCGATTTCAAGGGCGGAACGCTTATTACCGTTAAATTTCGTCAGCGGCCGTCGGACAGCGAGTTGCGCGCGGCGCTCGACGCAGCGGGTGTAAGCGATCCTGTCATTCAATCGACTAATAAGGCGGACGAAGCCCTCATCAAGATACCGCTGATCGAAGAAGCCAACGCCGGAACAGAGGGCGACCAGAATGAGAAGGAGCAGGTTCAGGCGGGCCGAATGGCTGTCAAGGGAGCACTGGATACGTTCGGTAAAGGTGCTGAGGGAGATGCGACGCTCGATTCGGATGCTGACGCGTCATACAAGATCCTCGGAACTGATTCGGTTGGTGCGATCGCGGGTTCGCAGCTGCGTAATCAGGCCGTTGCGGCGACACTGCTCGGTATGGTCGGTATCTTGCTTTTTATTGCGTTCCGATATGACTGGACGTATGCTGCCGGTGCGGTCCTTGCGGTATTTCACGATGTGATCGTCGTACTCGCGTTCTTCTCATTATTCCAATGGGAAGTGAACCTTACGGTCATTGCCGCGATCCTGACCATCGTTGGATTCTCGGTCAACGACTCTATCGTTATCTTTGACCGCGTACGTGAGAATATTCCGCTGCGTCGGAATGAGACCCTGTTCGAGATAACAAATGATTCGATCAATCAAACGCTGTCCCGAACGGTTATAACGTCTGGTCTTGTGGTGCTTTCGGTCCTGGCGCTCGTGCTGTTCGGCGGTGAGGTCCTCAGGAGTTTTTCTCTTGCTTTGCTTGTCGGCGTGATCTTCGGAACCTATTCAAGCATCGCCATTGCAAGCCCCATTTCGATATGGTGGCAGACTAAGATCGGTGCTTCGTTGGCAAGTGCGGTGCTCGCGCCGAAGTCGGGCGAGAAGATGGCATCAGCTTCGCGACGGTCGGTTACCCGGCGGCCTGTAACGCGGTAGCTCCGGACTCTGGCTTCAGCAAATGTAAAGAGTTGTAAAGAGTTTGGTTTTAAGCGGGTTTTCGACGCAGTTAATCTTGACTTTCAAAAATCAAACTTTTAGACTGCAATACGTTGCTGGTCAATTGAATGACGGATCTTGTTTTTCGCAAATTTGCGATGAAGTGCGTTTTTCTAGCTAGGATTGATGTCAATGTTGGCCATATGCGTTTCAAGTGGCATCTCGAATGTGGTCGAATAAGAATCTTCGATCGTGGTGCCGAAAATCACGTTCATTCGTGAAATTTGTAATATAATTGACGCAATTTTTTATTCGATAAGCTTGATCGAGTTTGGCACCGGTGAGTAGCAGTCGGAGGTAATGATATGCTTGACCAGTTAGTTGAATCTAAGAGTAACGCGAGGGAGAACGGCCGACGCGGACGCTTTATGGCGATCGTCTTGATCTTGGCGGTCGTTACCGTACTCGGTTTGTGGACGCGTGATCTCTTTGCTCATGATTACAGCATGGGCGGAGGCGATCTTGAATTGTCCACGCTTGTGGCACCGCCGCCGCCGGAAGATGAGCCGCCGCCGGAGAAGCCAAAAGAGCCTGAGAAACAGCAGAAGCAGCCCGATGTCGATGTTCGTAAGGAACTGATAGCAAATATCAACACGACGCCGCCTGCGATCCCTAAAGAAGTTGAGACAAAGAAGACCAACTTCCAGGCGATGCGTGAGAACGTAAAGACAGTTCAGGGTAATGAGAACATAACGAACGTTTCTGCTGTTCCGGAAAGAGGAGCGGGAGCCGTTCAAAGCGGGACGACGCTTGGTACCGGCAGTACGGGAAGCGGCCGAGGTGACGACGATGATGAAGGCGGGGCACCGCCGCCAAAGGCACCGCCGCCGGCGCCAAAGCCGCCATCAAAGCCTATATCCGGTGGTGTGCTAAATGGGAAGGCTTTGAGTCTGCCGAAGCCGGGATATCCGGCGGCCGCGCGTTCGGTTCATGCAAGCGGAACTGTGACCGTACAAGTGACGATCAGTGAGTCCGGCTCGGTGATATCGGCAAATGCGGTCAGCGGGCATCCGCTGCTGCGTGCTGCGGCTGAACAGGCCGCACGCGGCGCCCGCTTCAGCCCGACGCTGCTTTCGGGGCAGCCTGTCAAGGTAACAGGCGTTATTACGTACAATTTCGTACAGTAGATCGCTTTGGATAGAAAAATTTTTACATACGCGGGAACGGCCTGGCCCGTTTCCGCGTCTAAGTCAGCAAAGGGCCGCAGCTGGCGCGTGCTAGATATTTTTTTGATTTCTTTGGAGGAAAAATCATGACTTTTCTTGGTAGCCTGGTCGGAATGGACACCTCGGGCTTTCTACTTATGTTTGCCGAAGGTGGAGTTTCGTTCGGCATTTACGATATCGCAAAGAGCCTGACCATTCCCGGTTGGGGCGTTATCATCACGCTTCTTATCGAGTCGGTCTATATGATCGCCGTCGGCATTGAGCGTTGGCTTACGTACAACAAGGCGAAGGCACAGTCCCGTCAGTACGCGCCGAAAGTTGCCCAGGCACTTAAGAACAGCAACATCGACGAAGCCATCAACATCAGCGACAAGCACAAGGATTCGCACCTTGCGATGGTCGTTTCGTCAGGTTTGAAAGAGTTTGCTGCCCATCAGGGCAACGCAGAGATCTCGGCAGACGAGATGGAAGCGTCAAAGCGTGCGCTCGAACGAGCTATTGCTGTTAAGACCGCTGAGCTTAAACGCGGCCTCGCCGGCCTTGCGACGGTCGGTTCAACCGCTCCGTTCGTCGGCCTGTTTGGTACGGTCGTCGGTATCATCGGCGCTTTCCAAGCTCTGAAGGCCAATGAATCGGCCGGTATCGGCGCGGTCGGCGGTGCTATCGCCGAGGCCCTTGTGGCTACTGCGTTCGGTATTCTCGTGGCGGTCCCTGCTGTTTGGCTGTTCAATTACTTCACGAGCAAGGTTACGAGCTTCAGTGTCGAGATGGAGAACTCGGCGTCAGAACTCGTCGATTACTTTATCAAGCAGCGCGGCAAGAGCCTCCGCGGTTAGTTCGATGTCCGGGCCGATGGCGGCCCGGAACGAGTTAGGAGAATATTGCTATGGGAATGCAAGTTGGCGGAACCAATGAATTCAACTCGGAGATCAATGTAACTCCGATGGTGGATGTCATGCTGGTGCTCTTGATCATCTTCATGATCGTAACGCCGCTGCTGCAAGCAGGCGTGTCGGTAAATCTGCCGCGCGACATGGTCAGTCCTGATGAGGATGCGGATATCGCAAAAGACACTTCGGTGATCATTGCGATACCTGATAACAACAATTTCTACATCGGAAAGGACGTCTTTCCCCTTGATCAGCTCGGCGAAGTGATAAAGAAGCGTATGGAAGGCAAAACGCCCGAAAAACGTATCGTTTATATCAAGAGCGGCATTGATGTCGAATATGGCCAGGTCGTTAAAGCGATCGATACCATCCGAAAGCAGGATATCGACAAGGTCGGCCTTGTAGCGGATAAGAAGAAAGGGGCGGACGCTCCTAAAGAATAAGTAGCCTCGCTTAACGGGCCTTTATGGCCGGGAGGTATTTAAGAATATGGGAATGTCAACAGGCAGCTCCGACGGGGCGGTCCCTTCGATCAACGTAACGCCGCTGATCGACGTATTGCTCGTACTTCTGATCATCTTTATGGTCATCACGCCGATGAAGCCGAGCCGTTTTGAGGCGAAGGTTCCGGCGGAGCCGAAGAATGACCCGACAGTAGCCGTTAAGCCTAACCCGCTGACCTTGGTCGTGGGCATCAATAGCTCGGACGGCAGTGTTACGCTCAACAACGAGCCGTTCGGTTCGGTTGGCGATACGGAAAAGCTGACAAACCGACTGCGTGAGATCTTCAAACAGCGCGAAGAGAACGGCGTGCTGCGTGAAGGAACCAACGAGGTCGAAAAGACGCTGTTCCTTAAGGCGCCGAAGACCATTCGTTACGGCGACGTTGTCAAGGTCATTGATGCGGTTAAAATGGCCGGTGCCTCGCCGATCGGGCTGCAGATCGACGATCTGGCGAACTAATTTGTGCCTGTAATTATCGCCGGCCCTCATGATTGTTTGCGGGCTACGCGGTATGCGGGTCGTTAAATGGAGTTAATAATGAGATTGTCTCGTTTTTGGCTGTTGGCGCTGGTCGCCGGAGCCGTCTTGCTGGGAACGAACTGTTCTTACTACAACAAGGTCATGGCACGAAAGAACCTCGTGGATGGCTCAAAGGCGTATAAGGACCGTAAGTTCGCTGATGCGGAAAGATTATTCCGCTATGCTGCATCGCTCGACCCCAACGGGACGACGATGGAAGGCCGTACTGCACAACTATCACTCGCTCGAACGCTGCATTCGATGTACATCGGCGACCGAAGTAAGAAGGAATACGCGCAACAGGCTCTTGACGAGTATAAGAAGAGCCTTCCGCAGATGGCGAAGGACCTTACTGACGTTACAGCAAAGTACGAGCAGAATAAGAACAGCGCCGAACTTCAACGACAGTATTTTGCCGATCTTTCTGCGGTTAACAGCACGACCGGTGCGATAGCGAATCTTCTCGATACCTTGGATCAGAAGGACGAGGCCCGCCAATGGCAGCTCCAGGTCGCTGACGATGCTTCGATGCCGATAACCGCGAGGGCTCGTGCATTGAGTTCGTTGGCGTCAAAGGCGAACAGTTGTGCCAATGATATCTCAGACACTGAGGCTACGAAGAAAACAGTAAAGAAGGACGGCAAAGACGTGTTCCAGTTCGTAAAGCCTGCTAATGCAGATGACTTTACAAAACTGAAGCAGTGTGTTGAAGAAGGGCAGAAGTATGTCGATCAGGCACTCGCTCTTGAGCCTCCCGAGGTCAAGAATGCGGCCTCGCTCGATCTAAAGAGCCTCAACGACATACAGCTGGCCATCGACAGCGAGATATTCAAGGTGTTCGAGTCGGTGCGTTCATACAAGGCGGCTTTGACGAATCAGGCAATGCGTATCGCAGAGATGGACGGCAATACCGCCGAGCGTGATCGCCTGAAGGATGCCTCGGATGCCGCAAAGAATGCGTTCTCATCACTCAGCGATGTCGTCAAATCGATAACCGCTGAGCAGGATGCCCGAGCCGCTGCAAAGGAAGAGGCCGAGAAGGGAGCAGCAGCGAACGCTAACGCTAATAAGTAGTCCGATCTTTCTTTCCAAGACGGCGATGCTCATTTACTATTGAATGAGCATCGCCTTGTTTTGTCTCTGCCCTTTAGGCGACCGTTATGATTCGCATTGAGGACGTCATAGAAAAAGTGCTTGTCAACCGCCCCGCGGCGAATGTTGACCTTATACGCAGGGCGTATATGTTCTCAGCACTGCATCATCGCGGCCAAACGCGGGCGTCCGGCGAGCCGTATCTCGTCCATCCGATAGCAGTTGCGGATATCTTGGCCGATCAGCGCCTCGATGAGGTGAGCGTTGCGACGGGGCTTCTTCACGATGTGGTCGAGGATACGCTCGTCGATCTCGACACGATCAAGCAGTATTTCGGTGACGAGATCACCAATCTGGTTGACGGCCTTACCAAGATCGCCCATATTAGCAGCCTTTCAAAAGAAAAACAGCAAGCCGAGAATGTCCGCAAAATGGTGCTTGCCATGATAACGGACGTGCGCGTCGTGCTGATCAAGCTTGCCGATCGGCTTCATAATATGCGTACAATGCAGTTCCTGCGGCCCGAGAAGCGAGCGCGCATCTCTCAGGAAACATTGGACATATACGCTCCGATCGCCCATCGGCTCGGCATGGGTAAGCTTCGCAGCGAGCTAGAGGACCTCTCATTCCAAAATATCTACCCCGAAGAGTACAAGCGGCTGGCAAACGAGGTTGACGTAAGGCGGCCGGAGTTGGAAGCCACGCTTGAACGCATAAAGTCAACCATTGCCGAAAAGCTGACCGAGAATGAGATACCGTATGTCGCGATCGAGGGCCGCGTCAAACGCCTCTACTCGCTTTGGAAAAAACTCAAGAAGCAAAAGATCGTGATCGAGCAGGTATATGATCTTCTGGCTGCACGGATAATAACGCCGAACGATCGAAAATACTGCTATCTCGCACTCAGCGTGATCCACGATGTGTGGTCGCCCGTGCCGGATCGGTTCAAAGATTGGATCGGGAATCCGCGGGATAACCTTTACCAATCGCTGCACACTTCAGTGATCGACAAGACGGGCCAGGCGTTCGAGGTGCAGATCCGCACCGAGGAAATGCACCACGTTGCCGAGGAAGGCGTTGCCGCGCATTGGAAATATAAGGAGAAGAAACTCGGTGCTCATCAGGAGGACGATACACTTGATGAACTGCGGAAAACGGTCGAAAAGCTCCTGCTGCCGCTGGTTGACGGCAACGATCCTATCGATGACTCCGAGGATTTTGTCGAAGCGTTAAAACTCGATCTCTTTCCGAAGGATGTTTATGCATTCACGCCAATGGGCAAGGTCATCGCATTGCCGCGGGGTTCGACGCCGATCGACTTTGCTTATGCCATTCATTCTGTTGTTGGCGATACATGCACCGGTGCAAAGGTGAACGGCCGCATTGTCCCGCTGCGGCACGAGATTCAGAACGGCGAGGTCATCGAGATACTGACGACGCAGAATTCGAAGCCGTCGAGGGATTGGCTGAGCTTTGTTGCGACGAGCAAGGCCCGCAACAGGATACGGCACTGGATCTCGCTTCAGCAGCGTGAAGAATCGATCGAGATCGGGCGAAAGCTGCTTGAGCGCGAGGCCGACCGTTTCCGGGTAACACCGAAGAAACTGCTGAACAATGAGCAGGAGATGAAGCGTATCGCCAATGACTACGGCCTCAGCCGCAGTGAGGACCTGCTCGCATCGGTCGGCTACGGCAAGACCCTTCCGCGAAATGTTCTCGCAAAATTTCTCGGTGATAAGTTCGATGAGCATGACCCTGAGAAGAAAAAGCAGACAAAGCTCACAACCGGCATCAAGGCTGTCGGCCGCCTGATAGGGTTGGGAGAAGATGCGATCGTGGTCAAGGGTGTGGATAATCTGCTCACGACGCGCGCCCGCTGCTGCAATCCGCTCCGCGGCGAGGATATCATCGGCTATATTTCCCTCGGCAAGGGAATCGTCGTGCATAACCGACGCTGTAAGAATGTCACACAGTTAATGGCCAATCGCGACCGGATCGTTGAGGTCGAATGGGCAAAGGGCGGCGCGGATCAAATTCAATCAGTGCATATTCTCGTAACGACCGAGAACCGCACAGGTATGCTTGCCGGTATCACAAATGCCATCGCCGAGATCAAAACAGGGATCCGCGACGCTCGTGCAAGCGTTTCAAAGGAAGATGTAGGCACGATCGAGGTAACCGTCGAGGTCTTTGATAAAAAGCATCTCGATAAGGTTCTCAGGGCCATCTCGAACGTGCCCGGCGTTATCGCTGTCGAGCGCCATAACTCTTAGCTCTGTGCCTGTCGCCGGTCTTACTTTCTTTTTCCCATTTTATTTGTTACAATTCGCCTTTTGCTTGAGACCTCGGGGAAGGGGTGTATTGCTATGAACGAGATCATTTCAACTGAAAAGGCGCCGGGAGCGATCGGCCCGTATTCGCAGGCGGTCAAGGCAGGGAATACCGTGTTTTGCTCCGGCCAGATCCCTATTGACACCGCCACGGGCGAATTTGTCGCGGGCGGGGTCGCCGAACAGACCGAGCAGGTCTTAAAGAATCTTTCGGAAGTACTGACAGCAGCCGGTGCGAGCGTGAACAGCGTGGTTAAGACAACAGTATTTTTGGCGGATATGAATGATTTTGCCGCGATGAATGAGGTGTACGCAAGATTCTTCAACGAGAACAAGCCCGCACGGGCAACCGTTCAGGCGGCACGTCTGCCGCGCGATGCTCGGGTCGAGATCGACTGCATCGCGATCGCAGCGTGAGCGGAAAAAAGGAACGCCCGGAACGAGCCGGGCGTTGAAGAAACAGTGATATTTGTCAATGTGACCGTTACGCAGCCTTTGTGATCTTGCCGGATTTGATACAGCGCGTGCAAACCTTGGCCCGCACGTTACCGCCGGCAGATGCTTGGATGCGAACCGATTGAAGGTTAGGGTTGAAACGTCGACGCGTTTTGTTATTAGCGTGTGATACGTTGTTTCCGAATTGCGGGCCTTTCCCGCAGATGTCGCAGCGTTTTGCCATAATAACCACCTCCTATTACGAGGTATCAAGAGTTTTCGTTAAAACTCAAAAACAGCATTTATAACAAACATAAACGGGACTAGTCAAGTTATGATAAGACGTCAGAAAGGAGACAATGCAATTGTGCTGAAAAAAGTGAGGACCGGAGCGGCGCTTTCCGGTGCATTATTGACCGCTGTTTTTATAGCGGCGTGCGGCGGAAGCGGCCCTGTGAGTAATGGGTCGAATGAAACAGCGGCCACTGTGAACGGCAAGGCGATCAAAATGGAGGATGTTGACCGCGCGGTCAAGATCCAGGCTCAGGGCCAAGAATCGCGCTTCTCGCCGCTGGAGCTCGCGAGTGCGCGGCTGCAGGTCCTCGACGGCCTGATCCAACAGGAAGTTATGTTCCAAAGGGCCGAAAAGGAAGGGACGGTTC
Proteins encoded in this region:
- a CDS encoding biopolymer transporter ExbD codes for the protein MGMSTGSSDGAVPSINVTPLIDVLLVLLIIFMVITPMKPSRFEAKVPAEPKNDPTVAVKPNPLTLVVGINSSDGSVTLNNEPFGSVGDTEKLTNRLREIFKQREENGVLREGTNEVEKTLFLKAPKTIRYGDVVKVIDAVKMAGASPIGLQIDDLAN
- a CDS encoding TonB family protein → MLDQLVESKSNARENGRRGRFMAIVLILAVVTVLGLWTRDLFAHDYSMGGGDLELSTLVAPPPPEDEPPPEKPKEPEKQQKQPDVDVRKELIANINTTPPAIPKEVETKKTNFQAMRENVKTVQGNENITNVSAVPERGAGAVQSGTTLGTGSTGSGRGDDDDEGGAPPPKAPPPAPKPPSKPISGGVLNGKALSLPKPGYPAAARSVHASGTVTVQVTISESGSVISANAVSGHPLLRAAAEQAARGARFSPTLLSGQPVKVTGVITYNFVQ
- a CDS encoding RidA family protein, with translation MNEIISTEKAPGAIGPYSQAVKAGNTVFCSGQIPIDTATGEFVAGGVAEQTEQVLKNLSEVLTAAGASVNSVVKTTVFLADMNDFAAMNEVYARFFNENKPARATVQAARLPRDARVEIDCIAIAA
- the secF gene encoding protein translocase subunit SecF, which codes for MFNLFQNIHIDWLGKRKIFISVSILVMLIGLVSAIGREMAPGGTDAFNLGVDFKGGTLITVKFRQRPSDSELRAALDAAGVSDPVIQSTNKADEALIKIPLIEEANAGTEGDQNEKEQVQAGRMAVKGALDTFGKGAEGDATLDSDADASYKILGTDSVGAIAGSQLRNQAVAATLLGMVGILLFIAFRYDWTYAAGAVLAVFHDVIVVLAFFSLFQWEVNLTVIAAILTIVGFSVNDSIVIFDRVRENIPLRRNETLFEITNDSINQTLSRTVITSGLVVLSVLALVLFGGEVLRSFSLALLVGVIFGTYSSIAIASPISIWWQTKIGASLASAVLAPKSGEKMASASRRSVTRRPVTR
- the secD gene encoding protein translocase subunit SecD, giving the protein MNRKGLWIRTGVILAVALIGIYIVFGPRHKPTAADFTWEGIKTNLGSNINLGLDLKGGSHLVMRVRTDEYLKALTENNLQAALTILQDNNVGVASSSQNTTNGSYSLSITLADGANTTGAIDEIKKKVDLAQWTESTSGNTISWSLPTQVQNVLQSQAVDQALKIIDSRINAFGVKEPTLQRIGSGSQILLQMPGVEDPERVKNLIGADSNLALMKIVSAANPSPVTTYNTQEEAVRSLGGTVPPNRKVLPFLDRDESATTDPSQPKPPPKFVVVEYPPVIDGSELRDAAAVSRTGGQGDYQISFSFKPAGAQKFGEWTGKNINNYMAVVLNDEVKSAAFIKSQIFDSGEISGRFTKTSAEDLALTLKSGALPAKLDYQEERTVGPSLGADSIRSGVEASLGGLAFVILFMLFYYRGSGINAVVALVLNMVLTIAALVLIKSTLTLPGIAGLILGIGMAVDSNVLILERIREELRLGLSVAESISIGFKLAFVTIIDTHLTTIISAILLYMYGSGSIRGFAVTLTLGLLINLFTAVFVSRTIFDWELSLKPGMKELSI
- a CDS encoding biopolymer transporter ExbD; translation: MGMQVGGTNEFNSEINVTPMVDVMLVLLIIFMIVTPLLQAGVSVNLPRDMVSPDEDADIAKDTSVIIAIPDNNNFYIGKDVFPLDQLGEVIKKRMEGKTPEKRIVYIKSGIDVEYGQVVKAIDTIRKQDIDKVGLVADKKKGADAPKE
- a CDS encoding 50S ribosomal protein L28; translated protein: MAKRCDICGKGPQFGNNVSHANNKTRRRFNPNLQSVRIQASAGGNVRAKVCTRCIKSGKITKAA
- a CDS encoding MotA/TolQ/ExbB proton channel family protein, encoding MTFLGSLVGMDTSGFLLMFAEGGVSFGIYDIAKSLTIPGWGVIITLLIESVYMIAVGIERWLTYNKAKAQSRQYAPKVAQALKNSNIDEAINISDKHKDSHLAMVVSSGLKEFAAHQGNAEISADEMEASKRALERAIAVKTAELKRGLAGLATVGSTAPFVGLFGTVVGIIGAFQALKANESAGIGAVGGAIAEALVATAFGILVAVPAVWLFNYFTSKVTSFSVEMENSASELVDYFIKQRGKSLRG
- a CDS encoding bifunctional (p)ppGpp synthetase/guanosine-3',5'-bis(diphosphate) 3'-pyrophosphohydrolase produces the protein MIRIEDVIEKVLVNRPAANVDLIRRAYMFSALHHRGQTRASGEPYLVHPIAVADILADQRLDEVSVATGLLHDVVEDTLVDLDTIKQYFGDEITNLVDGLTKIAHISSLSKEKQQAENVRKMVLAMITDVRVVLIKLADRLHNMRTMQFLRPEKRARISQETLDIYAPIAHRLGMGKLRSELEDLSFQNIYPEEYKRLANEVDVRRPELEATLERIKSTIAEKLTENEIPYVAIEGRVKRLYSLWKKLKKQKIVIEQVYDLLAARIITPNDRKYCYLALSVIHDVWSPVPDRFKDWIGNPRDNLYQSLHTSVIDKTGQAFEVQIRTEEMHHVAEEGVAAHWKYKEKKLGAHQEDDTLDELRKTVEKLLLPLVDGNDPIDDSEDFVEALKLDLFPKDVYAFTPMGKVIALPRGSTPIDFAYAIHSVVGDTCTGAKVNGRIVPLRHEIQNGEVIEILTTQNSKPSRDWLSFVATSKARNRIRHWISLQQREESIEIGRKLLEREADRFRVTPKKLLNNEQEMKRIANDYGLSRSEDLLASVGYGKTLPRNVLAKFLGDKFDEHDPEKKKQTKLTTGIKAVGRLIGLGEDAIVVKGVDNLLTTRARCCNPLRGEDIIGYISLGKGIVVHNRRCKNVTQLMANRDRIVEVEWAKGGADQIQSVHILVTTENRTGMLAGITNAIAEIKTGIRDARASVSKEDVGTIEVTVEVFDKKHLDKVLRAISNVPGVIAVERHNS